A single window of Pirellulales bacterium DNA harbors:
- the acpS gene encoding holo-ACP synthase encodes MSIFGIGTDIVECLRIAQMIERHGELFIGRVYTQHEIEYCQSRKLATQHFAGRWAAKEAVLKALGTGWRRGISWRDVEIRNERSGTPVVTLYGGARDFIEQQGISQVLISISHCRSHATAHAIALAQEKSGEAAKS; translated from the coding sequence ATGTCCATCTTCGGCATTGGCACCGATATAGTTGAATGCTTGCGGATCGCGCAGATGATCGAGCGTCACGGCGAGTTGTTCATCGGGCGCGTTTATACGCAGCACGAAATCGAATATTGCCAGAGCCGCAAGCTCGCCACGCAGCATTTCGCTGGGCGTTGGGCGGCCAAAGAAGCCGTGCTCAAAGCTCTCGGCACCGGTTGGCGTCGCGGCATCAGTTGGCGCGACGTGGAGATTCGCAATGAGCGATCGGGCACTCCCGTCGTCACTCTCTACGGCGGTGCTCGAGATTTCATAGAGCAGCAGGGCATTTCGCAAGTGCTGATTAGTATTTCTCACTGCCGCAGTCACGCGACGGCGCATGCCATTGCGTTAGCTCAAGAAAAAAGCGGCGAAGCGGCAAAGAGCTAG
- the trpS gene encoding tryptophan--tRNA ligase produces MRVLSGIQPTGRFHWGNYFGAIRQYIDLQNEEAAYYFIANLHALTSVRNAETLRQLTLDAAIDLLALGLNPDKAVLFVQSDVPEVSELCWLLISGTPMGLLERCHAYKDKIAKGLAADAGLFNYPVLMAADILAYDSDTVPVGADQIQHIEVCRDIAASFNHHFGETFMMPKAKVLDSSAKVPGTDGEKMSKSYHNTLELFEDAKAQRKKIMRIATDSRPMDQPKEPENDHLFQLYSLVATADERNQMAAMYRRGGFGYGEVKKAVADAADRFFAEPRARRADLAANPDRIHEILNDGAGRARKKAGEVLERAKQACGLKR; encoded by the coding sequence ATGCGCGTCTTATCTGGCATTCAACCGACTGGCCGATTTCACTGGGGCAATTACTTCGGGGCGATTCGACAATACATCGACTTGCAGAACGAAGAAGCGGCGTATTATTTCATCGCCAATCTGCACGCGCTCACGTCGGTGCGTAACGCCGAAACGCTTCGTCAACTCACGTTGGACGCGGCAATCGATCTGCTTGCTCTGGGACTTAATCCCGACAAGGCAGTGCTCTTCGTCCAGTCCGACGTTCCTGAGGTTAGCGAGTTGTGCTGGCTATTGATTTCCGGCACGCCAATGGGGTTGCTCGAACGCTGCCACGCATACAAAGACAAAATCGCCAAAGGCTTGGCGGCCGACGCGGGGCTGTTCAACTATCCCGTGCTGATGGCGGCCGACATCTTGGCGTATGACTCGGATACGGTGCCGGTTGGAGCGGACCAAATTCAGCATATCGAAGTCTGCCGCGACATTGCTGCCAGTTTCAATCATCACTTCGGCGAGACATTTATGATGCCGAAGGCAAAGGTGCTCGATAGTTCGGCCAAGGTTCCCGGAACCGACGGTGAAAAGATGTCGAAGAGCTACCACAATACGCTGGAACTATTCGAGGATGCCAAGGCACAAAGAAAAAAGATTATGCGCATTGCCACCGATTCGCGGCCAATGGATCAGCCGAAAGAGCCGGAAAACGACCACTTATTTCAACTTTATTCGTTGGTGGCCACGGCTGACGAACGCAATCAGATGGCCGCGATGTATCGCCGCGGCGGGTTTGGCTACGGCGAGGTGAAGAAGGCGGTCGCCGACGCCGCCGATCGGTTTTTCGCCGAGCCGCGCGCGCGGCGAGCCGATTTGGCTGCCAATCCTGATCGCATTCACGAGATCTTGAATGATGGTGCAGGCCGCGCCCGCAAGAAGGCTGGCGAAGTGCTCGAACGGGCGAAGCAGGCGTGTGGGCTGAAGCGATGA
- the dnaB gene encoding replicative DNA helicase → MATVERASDRTRRKPPVTSEILDRQLPRSLEAEKSVLGSILHLPMVCDDVALALRPDDFYDEANRIIYEHLLALQNMSRKPDVTLLVERLRTSGQFEAIGGAGYLAEVASSVETAANAVFYARIVRDKALLRGLIHTSTEVLRDAYEDGSDPREQLNRAEQKIFAILSEGQTSSIVNAQDLIHEAMLRIEMREKGEHKVAGVDTGFSSLDELTGGLHDGELIIIAARPSMGKTAFALNIAEYAASKLGVASLVVSLEMSSIELADRLLCSTARVDSHRLRSGRATVEERKKLIEAAGLLSQSPLFIDDSPSRTILEISAVARRLKRTHKLGLVVIDYLQLIEPDNPKDSRQEQVARIARRLKGMARELHVPVVCLAQLNRQAEQTRDNLPRLSHLRESGAIEQDADVVMFVHREEYYLSADEREEERKNGNPRGLIGQAQIIISKQRNGPTGEAKLFWKHEFTRFEELAQRPYDEFEQFGSDF, encoded by the coding sequence ATGGCCACGGTTGAACGTGCATCGGATCGAACGAGGCGAAAGCCGCCGGTCACTTCCGAGATTCTCGATCGCCAGTTGCCGCGCAGCTTGGAGGCCGAAAAATCCGTTCTGGGCAGCATTTTGCATTTGCCGATGGTCTGCGACGATGTGGCGCTGGCATTGCGGCCCGATGACTTTTATGACGAGGCCAACCGCATCATCTATGAGCACTTGCTGGCGCTGCAGAACATGTCGCGCAAGCCCGACGTTACCTTGCTCGTCGAGCGGTTGCGAACGTCAGGGCAATTCGAGGCGATTGGGGGCGCGGGCTACCTGGCCGAAGTCGCTAGCAGCGTTGAAACGGCCGCTAACGCGGTCTTTTACGCCCGCATTGTCCGCGATAAAGCACTTTTGCGTGGCTTGATTCATACCAGCACCGAAGTGCTGCGCGACGCCTACGAGGATGGCAGCGATCCGCGCGAGCAACTCAACCGCGCTGAGCAGAAAATCTTTGCAATCCTTAGCGAGGGGCAAACGAGCAGCATTGTCAACGCGCAAGATCTCATTCACGAAGCAATGCTGCGGATCGAGATGCGCGAAAAAGGGGAGCACAAAGTCGCGGGCGTCGATACCGGCTTCTCTTCGCTCGATGAACTCACGGGTGGCCTGCACGACGGCGAGTTGATTATCATCGCCGCTCGTCCCAGCATGGGTAAAACCGCCTTCGCGCTGAATATCGCCGAGTATGCTGCTTCGAAATTGGGCGTGGCGTCGCTCGTGGTCAGCCTGGAAATGTCGTCGATTGAATTGGCCGATCGACTCTTATGTTCTACGGCGCGCGTTGACTCGCACCGATTGCGAAGCGGCCGCGCCACGGTGGAAGAACGGAAAAAGCTGATTGAGGCGGCTGGGTTACTCAGCCAATCGCCGCTGTTCATCGACGACAGCCCCAGCCGCACCATCTTGGAAATCTCCGCGGTAGCCAGGCGACTCAAGCGGACGCACAAGCTGGGACTGGTGGTCATCGACTATTTGCAGTTGATTGAGCCAGACAACCCGAAAGACAGCCGACAGGAACAGGTCGCTCGGATTGCGCGTCGGCTCAAAGGGATGGCCCGCGAACTCCATGTGCCGGTCGTTTGTCTTGCGCAGCTCAATCGGCAAGCCGAGCAAACTCGCGATAATCTACCGCGACTGAGCCATTTGCGCGAGTCGGGGGCGATCGAGCAAGACGCCGACGTTGTGATGTTCGTCCACCGCGAAGAATACTATTTGTCGGCTGACGAGCGCGAGGAAGAGCGCAAGAATGGCAACCCTCGCGGCCTGATCGGCCAGGCGCAAATTATTATCTCTAAACAGCGCAACGGCCCGACCGGCGAAGCGAAACTGTTTTGGAAGCACGAATTCACCCGGTTTGAGGAACTGGCCCAACGGCCGTATGATGAATTTGAGCAATTTGGCTCAGATTTCTAA
- a CDS encoding aspartate carbamoyltransferase catalytic subunit, producing MSTATDEFSTIPATWARRHLLDVESLSAEEIKLILDTAEQFKDATDGCKHKLPVLQGKTLANLFFENSTRTRTSFSLAMRRLGGDTVDFTASSSSLSKGETFIDTAKNIEAMNVDVVCVRHSTPGTPKLLSENLDCGVINAGDGPHEHPTQGLLDMMTIRESRGHIEGLTVALVGDIAHSRTARSNIWGLQKLGAHVIVCGPATLVSPLWEQLGVEVSHNLDEILPRCDVLNLLRIQFERQTTRPFPSVREYALLYAMNRERLTRAKRDILILAPGPINRGVEVTTDVADGTHSLILNQVTNGLAVRMAVLWLVCGSNAECGMRNGE from the coding sequence ATGAGTACCGCCACCGACGAATTTTCTACGATTCCCGCCACCTGGGCGCGACGGCACCTGCTCGATGTTGAAAGTCTGTCGGCTGAGGAAATCAAACTGATTCTCGATACCGCCGAACAGTTCAAAGACGCAACGGACGGCTGCAAGCACAAGCTTCCCGTGCTGCAAGGCAAGACGCTGGCCAATTTGTTTTTCGAGAATTCGACCCGCACGCGCACAAGCTTCTCGCTGGCCATGCGCAGGCTCGGAGGCGACACTGTCGATTTTACAGCCTCTAGCAGCAGCCTTTCAAAAGGCGAAACATTTATCGACACGGCGAAGAACATCGAGGCGATGAACGTCGATGTGGTGTGCGTTCGCCACAGCACGCCGGGAACGCCCAAATTGCTGTCAGAGAACCTCGACTGCGGCGTAATCAATGCTGGGGATGGCCCGCATGAGCATCCGACCCAAGGCCTGCTCGACATGATGACGATTCGTGAGAGTCGCGGACACATCGAAGGGTTGACGGTGGCGCTTGTCGGCGATATCGCCCACAGCCGCACGGCCCGCAGCAACATCTGGGGTCTGCAAAAACTTGGCGCCCATGTCATCGTCTGTGGGCCAGCGACGCTCGTTTCGCCTCTCTGGGAGCAACTTGGCGTCGAAGTTTCGCACAATCTCGACGAGATCCTGCCGCGCTGCGACGTGTTGAATTTGCTCCGCATTCAATTTGAACGCCAAACCACGCGGCCGTTTCCGTCGGTGCGCGAGTACGCTCTGCTTTACGCGATGAATCGAGAGCGGCTGACGCGGGCAAAACGCGACATTTTGATTCTCGCCCCCGGCCCGATCAATCGTGGCGTCGAGGTGACCACCGATGTAGCCGATGGAACGCATTCGTTGATTCTCAATCAAGTTACCAATGGGCTCGCGGTCAGAATGGCGGTGCTGTGGCTTGTCTGCGGGTCCAATGCGGAATGTGGAATGAGGAATGGGGAATAA
- a CDS encoding dihydroorotase: MPTLLIQNGRVIDPSQGIDRVSNLLIRDGKIAGYDASPNGQDRIIDAAGKIVSPGLIDMHVHLREPGREEDETIATGAAAALAGGFTSIACMPNTDPPIDSQASVEFIQHQAARADQCNVYVIACVSKNREGKELAELGQLVQAGAVGFSDDGAPVYDPELMRRAFEYAQMFDKPILNHEEVRELTRGGVMHEGLTSLILGLAGMPSAAEDVMVARDLSLSMTTGGRIHVMHISSGGSVELVRRAKARGIRVTTEICPHHFTLTDECLRSFDSNFKMSPPLRSRRDVETCIAGLVDGTIDAICTDHAPHAAEKKMRELDQAPFGIVGLETCLGLVVTKLIEPGILDWPAAIAKMTINPARILGIPKGTLALGADADVTIIDPEVRYVVDSSKFRSKSVNTPFAGWHLRGRAETVIVGGRVKYEVNEKR, translated from the coding sequence ATGCCTACGCTTTTGATTCAAAACGGTCGCGTCATCGACCCGAGCCAAGGCATCGATCGCGTCAGCAATCTGCTGATTCGCGATGGCAAGATTGCCGGCTACGATGCTTCGCCGAATGGGCAAGACCGCATCATCGACGCAGCGGGCAAGATCGTCTCACCGGGGCTGATCGACATGCACGTCCATCTGCGCGAACCGGGGCGCGAGGAAGATGAGACGATTGCCACCGGCGCGGCGGCGGCCTTGGCGGGCGGATTCACGTCGATCGCCTGCATGCCGAACACCGATCCGCCGATCGACTCGCAGGCCAGCGTCGAGTTCATTCAGCATCAAGCCGCGCGCGCCGACCAGTGTAACGTCTATGTGATTGCCTGCGTCAGCAAGAATCGTGAAGGCAAGGAATTGGCGGAACTCGGCCAATTGGTGCAGGCCGGAGCCGTCGGGTTCAGCGACGACGGAGCACCGGTGTACGATCCAGAATTGATGCGGCGGGCGTTCGAATACGCCCAGATGTTCGACAAGCCGATTCTGAATCACGAAGAAGTGCGAGAGTTGACACGCGGCGGCGTAATGCACGAGGGCTTGACCTCTCTGATTCTCGGCCTGGCAGGGATGCCGTCCGCGGCGGAAGATGTGATGGTCGCTCGCGATCTTTCGCTTTCCATGACCACTGGCGGACGGATTCACGTCATGCACATCTCGAGCGGCGGCAGCGTCGAACTGGTCCGCCGGGCCAAAGCACGCGGCATTCGCGTGACCACCGAAATCTGTCCGCATCACTTCACGCTGACGGATGAATGCCTGCGGTCGTTTGACTCCAACTTCAAAATGAGCCCGCCGCTGCGCAGCCGAAGAGACGTGGAAACTTGCATCGCTGGTTTGGTCGACGGCACGATCGACGCAATTTGCACCGATCATGCACCGCACGCCGCCGAGAAGAAGATGCGGGAACTCGATCAGGCGCCATTCGGCATCGTCGGGCTGGAGACTTGCCTGGGTTTGGTGGTGACAAAGCTGATCGAGCCGGGCATTCTCGATTGGCCAGCGGCCATTGCCAAAATGACGATCAACCCGGCTAGAATTCTTGGCATTCCCAAGGGCACGCTTGCTCTCGGAGCCGATGCGGATGTCACGATCATCGACCCAGAGGTACGCTACGTCGTCGATTCCTCCAAGTTCCGCTCGAAGAGCGTTAACACGCCGTTCGCCGGTTGGCATCTTCGCGGCCGGGCCGAAACAGTCATTGTCGGCGGCAGAGTGAAGTACGAAGTGAACGAGAAGCGGTGA
- a CDS encoding S9 family peptidase, giving the protein MSPRLQIARLCIALLLGLGSSLVCAEEDPRRPAAIETTGVSPIPDELAARLSQYDDIRSAQFEDWSPDGRGMLVRTQFGNSPQLHRVDEPGGRRDQVTFYREPVTGRFIPQSNDGSILLSYSEGGSENDQIVALDPKQFTHTSLTDGKSRNLVGPITRDGKHFAFASNRRNGRDMDLYISSTARATGQEMILKVENETWIPSNWSPDGSRLLIARYVSQNESYPVVFDVATRKKTPIEWPKNSSTGPIAFEQLTFSSDGAAVYLATDAHSEFTELAKIDLASGDYIWLSADIPWDVTDIDVDHDRGNVAFVVNADGVSSVYLIRGGQREKLPTPEGVIGSLKFSPDGQQLGFTLAKSNAPPDAYSLDIATGRATRWTYSEVGGLDPAKFVAAEAIEFPSFDGRMIPAWIYRPPADTRQRPAAVLLHIHGGPESQYLPVFSPNIQFYAIELGIAVVCPNVRGSQGYGKTFLRLDNAEKREDSVKDIGALLDWIAKQPDLDASRVAVEGGSYGGYMVLASLTHFGQRIKAGIDIVGIANFLTFLERTAPYRRDLRRAEYGDERNPPMKAVFERISPLANADKIHAALMVAHGRNDPRVPLFEAEQIVEKVKSQGGTVWTVYAANEGHGFQKRDNRDYLRAASVMFLRQQLEVE; this is encoded by the coding sequence ATGTCTCCACGTTTGCAGATTGCAAGATTATGCATTGCCTTGCTATTGGGTCTTGGCAGTTCATTGGTTTGTGCTGAAGAAGATCCGCGCCGCCCCGCCGCGATTGAAACCACCGGTGTGTCGCCGATTCCCGACGAACTTGCCGCGCGACTGTCGCAGTACGACGATATTCGTTCAGCGCAGTTCGAAGATTGGTCTCCCGATGGACGCGGCATGCTCGTACGCACGCAATTCGGAAATTCGCCGCAATTGCACCGCGTTGACGAGCCTGGCGGGCGGCGCGATCAAGTGACGTTTTACCGCGAGCCGGTCACGGGGCGATTTATTCCCCAAAGCAACGACGGATCGATCTTGTTGTCATACAGCGAAGGAGGCAGCGAGAACGACCAAATCGTTGCGCTCGATCCGAAGCAATTCACGCACACTTCACTGACGGATGGCAAGTCGCGTAACCTTGTCGGCCCGATCACTCGCGACGGCAAGCACTTTGCGTTTGCCAGCAACCGACGCAACGGCCGCGATATGGATTTATATATATCGAGCACCGCTCGTGCGACCGGCCAGGAAATGATCCTCAAGGTCGAAAACGAAACGTGGATCCCGTCGAATTGGTCCCCCGATGGCTCGCGGCTGCTGATCGCGCGATACGTCTCACAAAATGAATCTTACCCGGTTGTATTCGATGTCGCGACGAGGAAGAAAACTCCGATCGAGTGGCCGAAGAATTCCTCTACCGGGCCGATTGCATTCGAGCAATTGACGTTTTCCTCCGATGGCGCAGCGGTTTACTTGGCGACCGACGCCCACAGCGAATTCACCGAGCTAGCGAAGATCGATTTGGCCTCCGGCGACTACATTTGGCTCTCCGCGGATATTCCATGGGATGTAACCGATATCGATGTCGACCACGATCGCGGCAACGTGGCCTTTGTCGTCAACGCCGACGGCGTGTCATCCGTTTATTTGATACGAGGCGGCCAGCGGGAAAAGCTGCCAACGCCAGAAGGAGTGATTGGCAGCCTGAAGTTCTCGCCCGATGGACAACAACTTGGATTCACATTGGCCAAGTCGAATGCCCCGCCTGACGCCTATTCCCTCGATATCGCCACCGGAAGGGCGACGCGCTGGACCTATAGCGAAGTGGGTGGCTTGGACCCTGCGAAGTTTGTCGCCGCCGAGGCAATCGAATTTCCATCGTTTGATGGTCGCATGATTCCCGCCTGGATTTATCGCCCGCCGGCAGATACTCGCCAACGGCCAGCGGCGGTGTTGCTGCACATTCACGGCGGTCCCGAGAGCCAATACCTTCCTGTCTTTTCGCCAAACATTCAGTTCTACGCGATCGAACTGGGCATTGCCGTTGTCTGCCCCAACGTTCGCGGCTCGCAAGGATACGGAAAGACCTTTTTGAGGCTCGACAACGCCGAGAAACGCGAAGATTCCGTCAAAGACATCGGCGCACTCTTGGATTGGATTGCCAAGCAGCCCGATCTCGACGCGAGCCGCGTCGCGGTTGAAGGAGGCAGCTATGGCGGCTACATGGTGCTGGCGTCGTTGACACATTTCGGCCAGCGGATCAAAGCCGGCATCGACATCGTCGGCATCGCGAATTTCCTGACATTCCTTGAACGCACAGCGCCCTATCGGCGCGATTTGCGGCGGGCGGAATACGGCGATGAGCGAAATCCACCCATGAAGGCCGTTTTCGAACGGATCAGCCCATTGGCCAACGCCGACAAAATTCACGCGGCATTGATGGTCGCTCACGGCCGAAACGATCCGCGCGTACCGCTGTTCGAAGCAGAACAAATTGTCGAGAAAGTGAAGTCGCAGGGAGGCACGGTATGGACGGTGTATGCCGCGAATGAAGGCCACGGCTTCCAAAAACGCGATAACCGCGACTACCTGCGGGCTGCGTCCGTGATGTTCTTAAGGCAACAACTAGAGGTGGAATGA